CTGGTCGTGCACACCGCCAAGGGCGGTGCGATCAAGTCCACCACCAAGTCGACCGACAAGACCCTCAAGGTCGCGTCCACCACGGCGAAGATCGCCCCGCAGGCCGCCGCGAAGTCCGCGCAGGGCACCGCGGCGAAGTCGCTGGCCGCGAAGCAGACCGCCGCGCAGGCGCCCAAGAAGGTCGTCTGGGCCGCCTCCGGCACGCCCGTCCTCGCCTACGACACCGTCGTCAAGGGCACGCAGAAGGACGGCACCCCCAGCCGGATGCACGTCATCACCGACGCCAACACCGGCAAGAAGCTCTTCCAGTACGACGAGATCCGTACCGGCAAGGGCGAGAGCGAGTACAGCGGCAGCGTCGAGCTGGGCACCTCCAAGGAGGGCAGCGGCTTCACGCTGACCGACGCCGGGCGCGGTGGCCACAAGACCACCAACCTGGGCAACAGCGAGTCCGGTGACGGCAAGGCGTTCACCGACGACGACGACGCCTGGGGCACCGGCAAGCCCGACGACCCGCAGACCGCGGCCGTCGACGCGCACTACGGTGCGGCCGAGACCTGGGACTACTACAAGAACGTGCACGGCCGCAGCGGCATCAAGGGCGACGGCAAGGGCGCCTCGTCCCGCGTCCACTACGGCAACAGCTACGTCAACGCCTTCTGGGACGACAGCTGCTTCTGCATGACGTACGGCGACGGCGAGGGCAACAAGAAGCCGCTCACCGCCATCGACGTCGCGGCGCACGAGATGTCGCACGGTGTCACCTCCGCCACCGCCAACCTCACCTACAGCGGCGAGTCCGGCGGCCTCAACGAGGGCACCTCGGACATCTTCGGGACCTCGGTCGAGTTCTACGCCAAGAACGACAAGGACCCGGGCGACTACCTCATCGGCGAGAAGATCGACATCAACGGTGACGGCAAGCCGCTGCGCTACATGGACAAGCCGTCCAAGGACGGTCAGTCGCAGGACAACTGGGACTCCAACACCGGCAACCTCGACCCGCACTACTCCTCGGGCGTCGCCAACCACTTCTTCTACCTGCTGTCCGAGGGCAGCGGCGCGAAGGAGATCGGTGGCGTCAAGTACGACAGCCCGACGGCGGACGGCTCCAAGGTCACCGGCATCGGCCGGGACAAGGCCGAGAAGATCTGGTTCAAGGCCCTGACCGAGTACATGACCTCGAACACGGACTACAAGGCCGCGCGCGAGGCGACCGTCAAGGCCGCCACCGACCTCTACGGCAAGGACAGCGCAGAGGTCAAGGGCGTCGAGGCCGCTTGGACCGGTGTCGCCGTCAAGTGACGCAACGTGCGGGAACGTGCTGATCGTCCCGGGGTAACGTGACCCCGGAGCGGGCGGTGTCCGGAGATCTCCGGACACCGCCTTCGCACGTCACGGGGTGATCAGGGGGGGACGATGAGCCGGACCGTCACGGTGCTGCTGGCCGACGACGAGACGCTGCTGCGGGCGGGGGTGCGGGCGGTCCTCACCTCCGGGCCCGGCATCGAGGTCGTCGCGGAGGCCGCCGACGGCCGCGAGGCGGTCGACCTGGCACTGCGTCACCGCCCCGACGTCTGCCTGCTGGACATCCGCATGCCGCGCCTGGACGGCCTCGGCGCCGCCGCCGAGCTGGCCAGGGTGGTGCCGGGGACCGCCGTGGTCATGCTGACGACGTTCTCCGAGGACGCGTACATCGCCGACGCGCTGGGCTCCGGCGCCGCCGGCTTCCTGCTGAAGTCCGGCGACCCCCGGGAGCTGATCGCCGGCGTGCGGGCGGTGGCCGAGGGCGGCGCCTGCCTCTCCCCGACCGTCGCCCGGCACGTCCTGGCCCAGCTGGGCGACGGCCGGTTGACCCGCGGCGCGGCCGCCCGAGCCCGGATCGCCGGACTGACCGGGCGCGAGCGGGAGGTGCTCGGACTGGTCGGCGCCGGGCTGTCGAACGCGGAGATCGCCCGGCGGCTGTCCCTGGTCGAGGGCACCGTCAAGGGCTACGTCAGCGCGATCCTCGCCGGGCTCGGCGTCCGCAACCGCGTCCAGGCGGCGATCCTCGCCCACGAGGCGGGCCTGGTCCCCGCGTCGTGACGCCCCGGACCCGCCCGGACCGGCGGCGGCTGCACGCGGCGCTCACCGGTCTCGTCCTGTGGCTGGCGCTGTGCGGTGCGCCGGCCCTCGCGCTGGAGGCCGTGCCCGGCTCGCCCGTGGGGGCGACCGCGGCCGCGTTCCCGCTGCTCGCGGTGGCCGTGCTGGTGCGCGGCCGGTGGCCGCTGGTGGCGCTGGCGCTGCCGGTCGTACCCAGCCTGGCGATCACCCTGGACCTGTTCACCGTCGCCTACAGCCCCGCGCTGGCTGCCTTCGGCTATCTGGCGGGCGTCCGGATGCCGCGCGCCCGTCCCGCGCTGTGGTGCTTCGCCGGTCTCGCG
The sequence above is a segment of the Streptomyces lydicus genome. Coding sequences within it:
- a CDS encoding response regulator yields the protein MSRTVTVLLADDETLLRAGVRAVLTSGPGIEVVAEAADGREAVDLALRHRPDVCLLDIRMPRLDGLGAAAELARVVPGTAVVMLTTFSEDAYIADALGSGAAGFLLKSGDPRELIAGVRAVAEGGACLSPTVARHVLAQLGDGRLTRGAAARARIAGLTGREREVLGLVGAGLSNAEIARRLSLVEGTVKGYVSAILAGLGVRNRVQAAILAHEAGLVPAS
- a CDS encoding M4 family metallopeptidase, which encodes MTPRISRKTRVTGTALAAAALLAAGITVGTAGASPAPTPTKADGSPLRLSASHRAELLRDAGAARAQTAQALGLGSQEKLVVKDVIKDADGTTHTRYDRTYAGLPVLGGDLVVHTAKGGAIKSTTKSTDKTLKVASTTAKIAPQAAAKSAQGTAAKSLAAKQTAAQAPKKVVWAASGTPVLAYDTVVKGTQKDGTPSRMHVITDANTGKKLFQYDEIRTGKGESEYSGSVELGTSKEGSGFTLTDAGRGGHKTTNLGNSESGDGKAFTDDDDAWGTGKPDDPQTAAVDAHYGAAETWDYYKNVHGRSGIKGDGKGASSRVHYGNSYVNAFWDDSCFCMTYGDGEGNKKPLTAIDVAAHEMSHGVTSATANLTYSGESGGLNEGTSDIFGTSVEFYAKNDKDPGDYLIGEKIDINGDGKPLRYMDKPSKDGQSQDNWDSNTGNLDPHYSSGVANHFFYLLSEGSGAKEIGGVKYDSPTADGSKVTGIGRDKAEKIWFKALTEYMTSNTDYKAAREATVKAATDLYGKDSAEVKGVEAAWTGVAVK